Genomic segment of Verrucomicrobiia bacterium:
AGAACTTATTGAGATACGACGCGAACGAAAGCGCAACCGTATTAAGGGGAGCATACTCGTCGCCGGCCTTTTCACTTTGGGGACTTCTATCATTTTCGGAGGGATGGACCCAGCAAACCAAGGCCGAGTCTTCGTGCCTGCCCGCGAGATTCTCCCTCGCTTGCCGGGAACGATTGCCTTGGGCGCAGTGTTTGGGTTGCTATCTTACATCTTTAATCAGCGAAAGAAGCCGACAGTTGTGTGTCCCAAGTGTGGCACGGTTAAATACGCGGACGATTCTCCACAGTGCTCCTGCGGTGGGCACTTTGAGAATATTGACGATATGAAATGGGGATGAGACATAACGAACACGATGGACTGGGTGCCGGGTTCGCAGTTTTGTGCGCGTTCGGACATGTTTGGTCCGGCACCAACCAGCGCGAACGTCGGCGCACTCGATCCCTGTGAAATTCCTCAAACTCTCATTCGTGTTTGGTCGTCTTCATCTGTTCGTGGCTTCCTAATTTCAAACGGCATTTCGGACCCCATGCCCTCCATGCTCACCCAACTCATCACAGTCAAAGCCCGCCTCTCCATCCTCGACTCCGACACATCCCAGGACCCCCTTCTCACCAACGCCCTCAAAGCTGTCTCCGCTCGTTTCGATAAAGAAACCAACCGCACCCTCGGCGTCGAATACAAACAATTCTCCCTTCTCCCCCTGCTCCCCGATGTCTCCAAAACCCTCCAGCATTATGTCCGCTGGGCCATTTAGCACCCCACGCGCCACCAGGGAAATGGGTCAAGTCCCTATTGCCCCGGCTACGTTCCGGTGCAATTTAGCTAGTCAAATCCGCCGGGGTGGGGCAGCTTTGGTAGCGGGTTATGAGCGAGCTTAAGGTTATTCAAGCAGCCCTTGAACGAGCTGCGCGGCGCCATCGCTGGGCTCGAGCTGTGCGCGGGTTGTCTTACGGCCTGCTTATCGGGTCTCTCGCCTCGCTGCTCCTCATTGCCGCCTTCCATCTCTTTCCCCTTCCATTATGGACGTTGCGGGCTGCGGCTGTGATTCCTTTTCCAGCAATGCTCGTGGGTTTCCTCTCGGGCGGCTGGCGCAAACCATCTCTTGCCCAGGTTGCTCGCTGGATCGATGGCCGCCAAAAACTCCAGGAACGGCTCAGCACCGCCTGGGAAGTTGCGGTTGAAAACAACACGCAATCTGCCGAAAACTGGGGCCAACTGGTTGTGGCGGATGCTGCACGACATGCTAAAAATCTCGACCCACGCCGCCTGTTGCCGTTGCGCTTGCCGCGGGTGACCCGCTGGGCGCTGGTCGTTTTGGCCCTGGGTGCCGGCTTGGGGTTCGTTCCGGAATATCGCAGCAAGACGTTCCTGCAAAAACAGTCCGATGCCGCCACCATCAAGGAGACGGGCCGCCAGCTTGCCGAGTTGACCCGGCACAGCCTTGAAAAGCGGCCCCCGGCGCTCGAGCCCACGCAAAAGTCGCTCGAAGCGCTCGTCGGTTTGGGCGATACCCTTCAGAAAAAATCATTGACCCGCAGCGACGCCCTTAAGGACCTGGCCAATGTGGCTGATAAATTGAAAGACCAACTCAAGGAACTGGCCCGCGATCCCAGCCTCAAACGGATGGAACAAGCCGCTCGCAATTCTTCCGGAAACGACTCCGCCTCGGGGGCGGGTTTGCAGAAACAAATTGAAGCGCTCCAAAAACAGTTGGGGTCGCCGACGGGCAATCCCGAGGCCATCGATCAGCTTAAGAAGAAGCTCGAACAACTCGAAGAGGCGGCTAAAGGCATGGCTGATAAAAACTCCCCCGGCAGCGAGGCGGAACGGCAGAAGCTGTCTGAATCCCTCTCGGCCCTTTCCCGGCAAGCCCAGGATTTGGGTCTGCAACTGCCGCAAATTGACGATGCGATTAATGCCCTGGCCAGCAATCAAACCGATTTGTTTCTAAAGGACCTCAAAGCGGCGACCACTGACCTTGATAAGTTGCGCGAGATGTCCAAGAGCCTGCAGCAGCTTCAGCAGCAGGTCGAGAAGCTCGGAAAAGACCTCGCCGAACAGCTTAAAAATGGGCAGCCGGAGGCCGCGCAACAGACGCTGCAAAAAATGATCAGCCAATTGCAGTCCGCCAATCTCTCTCCCGAGCAGCTTCAGAAGATGCTCAACGAGGTCTCGAAAGCCGTCAATCCGGCGTCCAATTACGGCACGGTCGCCGAGCATTTGAAAGCCGCTGCTCAAAAGATGCAGAGTGGCAATCGACCCGGCGCCGCTCAGTCTTTGGCTGAGGCATCCAAGGAGCTGGACAAACTCATGCAACAGATGGGCGATGCCCAGCAAATGGAGGCCAGCATCGATGCCCTCAACCAGGCCTCCGCCTGTATCGGCACCGGCCAGTGCTGGCGCCTTGGTCCGCCACGCCCCGGCAAAGGCGGCAAGCCCGGCTCAGGCGTCGGCACCTGGGCCGATGATAATACCTCCTGGAATGGGCAGTCCACAGCCGGGTGGGACAACTCGGGCGTCATGCGGCCAGACGAGGACCCGCGCGGCCAGTCGGACCGTCCACAGGATGATACAAAGGATGCCCTAAAGCCCACCAAAGTGCGCGGCCAGTTCTCTCCCGGCGGCCAGATGCCCAGCATCACCCTCAAAGGCGTCAGCATCAAAGGCCAAAGCAAAGTGGCCTACGAAGAGGAGGCCACCGCCGCGCAGTCTGATGCCCAAAGCGCCTTGAGCGAGGAAAAGGTCCCCCGCGCCTATCAGGGCGCCGTGAAGGAGTACTTTGATGACCTGAAGAAATGACCACTGAAGAACAAATCCAGGCATTCACCGATACCTACGCGGCCCTCCGCGCCGAAATCGGCAAGGTCATTGTCGGCCAGGAGCAGATTGTCGAGGGGACGCTCACTGCCCTGTTTGCAGGCGGGCATGTGCTGCTTGAGGGCGTTCCTGGTTTGGGCAAGACCCTCCTCGTCCGCACTCTGAGCGAGGTGCTCGACCTCTCCTTCAACCGCGTCCAATTTACCCCCGACCTGATGCCCGCCGATATCCTCGGCACCAACATCGTTATGGAGACCCAGGGGGGCCGCCGCGAGTTTCAGTTCCAGCGCGGCCCAATCTTCGCCCACCTCATCCTGGCCGATGAAATCAATCGCGCCACGCCAAAGACCCAATCGGCTCTCCTCGAAGCCATGCAGGAGCACCAGGTCACCGCCGGTGGTGAACTGCGCCCGCTCGACGAGCCGTTCTTTGTCATGGCAACTCAGAACCCCATCGACCAGGAGGGGACCTATCCCCTTCCCGAGGCTCAGCTTGACCGCTTCTTTTTCAAAATCCTCGTCGGCTATCCCTCGGCGGACGATTTGACCGAGGTCCTCAATCGGACCACCGGCGGCATACGCACCCAGGTCGGACGCGTCCTGGACCGCGATTCGCTAGCGGCTCTCATGAATTTGGTCCGCCAGGTCCCGCTTGCCTCGCACGTTCGCGATTTTGCCGTCCGCCTTGTTCTGGCGACCCATCCCAAGACGGACACCGCTGCACCCGTTGCCACCCAGTACCTCCGCTTTGGCTCCAGCCCGCGCGGCGGCCAGACCCTCGTCCTGGCCGGCAAGGTCCGCGCCCTCATCCAGGGGCGCTTCAA
This window contains:
- a CDS encoding MoxR family ATPase, giving the protein MTTEEQIQAFTDTYAALRAEIGKVIVGQEQIVEGTLTALFAGGHVLLEGVPGLGKTLLVRTLSEVLDLSFNRVQFTPDLMPADILGTNIVMETQGGRREFQFQRGPIFAHLILADEINRATPKTQSALLEAMQEHQVTAGGELRPLDEPFFVMATQNPIDQEGTYPLPEAQLDRFFFKILVGYPSADDLTEVLNRTTGGIRTQVGRVLDRDSLAALMNLVRQVPLASHVRDFAVRLVLATHPKTDTAAPVATQYLRFGSSPRGGQTLVLAGKVRALIQGRFNVSFDDIEAAALCALRHRLILNFEAEAEGITTDHIIAQVLKDVPRDIAAVSV